From a single Bacillota bacterium genomic region:
- a CDS encoding sugar-binding transcriptional regulator, which yields MASGSEQRRLKVKIAQKYYLKSETQDAIAKELGLSRIKVQRLLSQCRKEGIVEIRINDPMLRCLELEDELKARFGLLDARVSASPSDSSMLVRDLARVCADYFVSLVSEGCVIGTAWGRTVFQMTQFLEPTPVRGVKVVSLLGGLAPSMAHHPYAVMNRISDVFGAESHYLVAPALADSPLTRDVFMKEKRIQETLDMARNADIVIAGIGDVSEQSTLLLTGYLSQTELEELVARGAVGEMLTCHFDADGKLVPSRLSERLVGLKPDELGSVGQVIGVAGGEVKVRAILGALRARYINVLVTDEDTARKLIEIGP from the coding sequence GTGGCCTCAGGTAGCGAACAGAGGCGTCTCAAGGTGAAGATCGCCCAGAAGTACTATCTCAAATCCGAGACCCAGGACGCAATAGCTAAAGAGCTTGGCCTGTCCCGGATCAAGGTCCAGAGACTTCTCTCCCAGTGTCGGAAGGAAGGCATTGTCGAGATCCGAATCAACGACCCCATGCTTCGTTGCCTGGAGCTCGAGGATGAGCTGAAGGCCAGATTCGGTTTGCTCGATGCCCGCGTCTCCGCGTCTCCGTCAGACAGTTCGATGCTCGTTAGAGATCTCGCGCGGGTATGCGCGGACTATTTTGTGAGTCTGGTCTCGGAGGGCTGCGTCATCGGAACTGCATGGGGGAGGACCGTCTTCCAGATGACACAGTTCCTGGAACCAACGCCGGTCCGTGGGGTGAAGGTGGTCTCATTGCTGGGCGGACTCGCCCCTTCCATGGCCCACCACCCCTACGCGGTCATGAACCGCATTTCGGACGTTTTCGGCGCCGAGAGCCACTACCTCGTGGCCCCTGCCTTAGCGGATTCTCCCCTCACTCGTGATGTGTTCATGAAAGAGAAGCGCATACAGGAAACTCTGGATATGGCCAGAAACGCCGATATCGTGATCGCGGGCATCGGGGATGTCTCCGAACAGTCCACACTTCTGCTCACCGGATACCTGAGCCAGACGGAACTCGAGGAGTTGGTGGCGAGAGGCGCGGTGGGAGAGATGTTGACTTGCCACTTCGATGCTGACGGTAAGCTCGTCCCTTCAAGGTTGTCAGAGAGGCTGGTTGGCCTCAAGCCGGACGAGCTAGGGTCGGTGGGTCAGGTGATAGGAGTTGCAGGTGGTGAGGTCAAGGTCAGGGCGATCCTCGGCGCCCTGCGCGCCAGGTACATTAACGTGCTAGTGACAGACGAGGATACCGCTCGTAAACTCATCGAAATAGGGCCATAG